One stretch of Streptomyces agglomeratus DNA includes these proteins:
- a CDS encoding phosphatidylinositol-specific phospholipase C domain-containing protein encodes MRAIWRRPATALAAALLAVGAGAADTVAADTGAADTVAAYSATTGVGVHNAYEKAAFPYFADALDSGAAMLELDVWTNVFGSSWRVSHSNPVGNDNNCVNAANANELRSKPRNQNLAGCLADIRAWHDAHPGHRPVVLKVELKDGFQARNGRGPAQLDTLLSEKLGDALYRPAHLAGGHATLDAAVRADGWPQRSSLAGRFVVELIPGTVEEGNPADKLWTDREYAGHLRDLAAAGRLRDAAAFPAVHRAEGGDPRSRYADAGVRPWFVVFDGDASAYTGGGIDTGWYARNQYLLVMTDAHKVAPAIDGTNPTEAEALARLSLLAGRHASVVSADWRALPRVLSAVAPRAAG; translated from the coding sequence ATGAGAGCGATATGGCGTAGACCGGCGACGGCCCTTGCGGCAGCGCTCCTGGCCGTGGGTGCCGGGGCGGCCGACACCGTGGCGGCGGACACCGGGGCGGCCGACACCGTGGCGGCGTATTCGGCCACCACAGGGGTTGGAGTGCACAACGCGTACGAGAAGGCCGCCTTCCCCTACTTCGCCGACGCGCTGGACTCCGGCGCCGCCATGCTGGAGCTGGACGTATGGACCAACGTCTTCGGCAGCTCCTGGCGCGTCTCCCACAGCAACCCCGTCGGCAACGACAACAACTGCGTGAACGCGGCGAACGCCAACGAGCTGCGCTCCAAGCCCCGCAATCAGAACCTGGCCGGCTGCCTGGCGGACATCCGGGCCTGGCACGACGCCCACCCCGGCCACCGTCCCGTGGTCCTGAAGGTCGAACTCAAGGACGGTTTCCAGGCGCGGAACGGCCGCGGGCCGGCCCAACTGGACACGCTGCTGTCCGAGAAGCTCGGCGACGCCCTCTACCGTCCGGCGCATCTGGCTGGCGGCCACGCCACGCTCGACGCCGCCGTACGGGCCGACGGCTGGCCGCAGCGGTCGTCACTCGCGGGCCGGTTCGTCGTGGAGCTCATCCCGGGGACCGTCGAGGAGGGCAATCCGGCCGACAAGCTGTGGACGGACCGCGAGTACGCCGGGCACCTGCGCGACCTGGCCGCGGCCGGACGCCTCCGCGACGCGGCGGCCTTCCCCGCGGTGCACCGGGCCGAGGGCGGCGACCCTCGGTCACGGTACGCGGACGCGGGTGTCCGGCCCTGGTTCGTGGTCTTCGACGGCGACGCGTCGGCGTACACGGGCGGCGGCATCGACACCGGCTGGTACGCCCGCAACCAGTACCTCCTCGTGATGACGGACGCCCACAAGGTCGCCCCGGCGATCGACGGGACGAACCCGACCGAGGCCGAGGCCCTCGCCCGCCTCTCCCTGCTGGCGGGCCGGCACGCGAGCGTCGTCTCCGCCGACTGGCGTGCCCTGCCCCGGGTGCTTTCGGCCGTGGCACCGCGAGCGGCGGGCTGA
- a CDS encoding acyl-CoA dehydrogenase family protein gives MADPLLFNPRTYDPVHFDPETRRLLRATVDWFEDRGKRRLIEDYRSRAWLADFLAFSAKEGLFATFLTPASAAGGEQDKRWDTARIAALNEIFGFYGLDYWYAWQVTVLGLGPVWQSDNATARARAADLLAQGEVFAFGLSEKSHGADIYSTDMLLEPDSDGAGGFRASGSKYYIGNGNAAGLVSVFGRRTDVEGPDGYVFFAADSRHPAYHLVKNVVDSSKYVSEFRLDDYPVGPDDVLHTGRAAFDAALNTVNVGKFNLCTASIGICEHAMYEAVTHASNRILYGRPVTAFPHVRRELTDAYVRLVGMKLFSDRAVDYFRSAGPDDRRYLLFNPMTKMKVTTEGEKVIDLMWDVIAAKGFEKDTYFAQAAVEIRGLPKLEGTVHVNLALILKFMRNHLLDPAGYAPVPTRLDAADDDFLFRQGPARGLGSVRFHDWRTAYDAYAHVPNVGRFREQADALCEFVTTAAPGEEQSRDLDLLLAVGQLFALVVHGQLILEQARLTGLDEDVLDELFSVLVRDFSAHSVELYGKDSATEEQQSWALGAVRRPVVDDARSARVWERVEALSGTYEMKP, from the coding sequence ATGGCCGACCCGCTGCTGTTCAACCCGCGCACCTACGACCCGGTGCACTTCGACCCCGAGACCCGCAGGCTGCTGCGCGCCACCGTCGACTGGTTCGAGGACCGCGGCAAGCGCAGGCTGATCGAGGACTACCGCTCCCGTGCCTGGCTCGCGGACTTCCTCGCGTTCTCCGCGAAGGAAGGGCTGTTCGCGACCTTCCTCACGCCCGCCTCCGCCGCCGGCGGCGAGCAGGACAAGCGCTGGGACACCGCCCGGATAGCCGCCCTCAACGAGATCTTCGGCTTCTACGGACTCGACTACTGGTACGCCTGGCAGGTCACCGTCCTCGGTCTCGGCCCGGTCTGGCAGAGCGACAACGCCACCGCCCGCGCCCGCGCCGCCGACCTCCTCGCCCAGGGCGAGGTGTTCGCCTTCGGCCTGTCCGAGAAGTCGCACGGCGCGGACATCTACTCCACCGACATGCTGCTGGAGCCGGACAGCGACGGTGCCGGCGGCTTCCGCGCGAGCGGCTCGAAGTACTACATCGGCAACGGCAACGCCGCCGGGCTCGTCTCCGTCTTCGGCCGCCGCACCGACGTCGAGGGCCCGGACGGGTACGTCTTCTTCGCCGCCGACAGCCGCCACCCGGCGTACCACCTGGTGAAGAACGTCGTCGACTCCTCGAAGTACGTGAGCGAGTTCCGCCTCGACGACTACCCGGTCGGCCCCGACGACGTGCTGCACACCGGCCGCGCCGCCTTCGACGCCGCCCTCAACACCGTCAACGTCGGCAAGTTCAACCTCTGCACGGCCTCCATCGGCATCTGCGAGCACGCGATGTACGAAGCCGTCACCCACGCGAGCAACCGCATCTTGTACGGCCGCCCCGTCACCGCCTTCCCGCACGTGCGCCGTGAGCTGACCGACGCGTACGTCCGGCTCGTCGGCATGAAGCTGTTCAGCGACCGCGCCGTCGACTACTTCCGCTCCGCCGGACCCGACGACCGCCGCTACCTCCTCTTCAACCCCATGACGAAGATGAAGGTGACCACCGAGGGCGAGAAGGTCATCGACCTGATGTGGGACGTCATCGCGGCCAAGGGCTTCGAGAAGGACACCTACTTCGCTCAGGCCGCCGTCGAGATCCGCGGGCTGCCCAAGCTGGAGGGCACGGTCCACGTCAACCTCGCGCTCATCCTCAAGTTCATGCGCAACCACCTGCTGGACCCGGCCGGGTACGCGCCCGTGCCGACGCGCCTCGACGCGGCGGACGACGACTTCCTCTTCCGGCAGGGACCGGCGCGCGGCCTGGGCTCCGTACGCTTCCACGACTGGCGCACGGCCTACGACGCGTACGCCCACGTCCCGAACGTCGGCCGCTTCCGCGAGCAGGCGGACGCCCTGTGCGAGTTCGTCACCACCGCCGCCCCGGGTGAGGAGCAGAGCCGTGACCTCGATCTGCTGCTCGCCGTCGGCCAGCTGTTCGCGCTGGTCGTGCACGGCCAGCTGATCCTTGAGCAGGCGCGCCTGACCGGCCTGGACGAGGACGTGCTGGACGAGCTGTTCTCCGTTCTCGTACGCGACTTCTCCGCGCACTCCGTCGAGCTGTACGGCAAGGATTCGGCCACCGAGGAGCAGCAGAGCTGGGCGCTGGGCGCGGTGCGGCGTCCGGTCGTCGACGACGCCCGCTCGGCCCGGGTCTGGGAGCGCGTGGAGGCGCTGTCCGGGACGTACGAGATGAAGCCCTAA
- a CDS encoding PadR family transcriptional regulator: MALEHAILVSLLEKPGSGYELARRFERSIGYFWNATHQQIYRVLKRMESDGWIDAREVAQQARPDKKEYSVAALGRDALAQWLHEPIEPESVRHDLAVKIRGAAFDDPAALIGEVERHYRAHTDRLAHYLAGERRDFTGPEAPRAPDPGRELQHAVLRGGIAYERMMLAWLDDVLATLHRLAAGRGPGPAGAPPAPA, from the coding sequence ATGGCCCTCGAACACGCGATCCTCGTCTCCTTGCTGGAGAAGCCGGGCTCCGGCTACGAGCTGGCCCGGCGGTTCGAGCGGTCCATCGGGTACTTCTGGAACGCCACCCACCAGCAGATCTACCGCGTTCTCAAGCGCATGGAGAGCGACGGCTGGATCGACGCCCGCGAGGTGGCGCAGCAGGCCCGGCCGGACAAGAAGGAGTACTCCGTCGCCGCCCTCGGCCGGGACGCCCTCGCGCAGTGGCTGCACGAGCCGATCGAACCCGAGAGCGTGCGGCACGACCTCGCGGTGAAGATCCGCGGCGCGGCGTTCGACGACCCGGCCGCGCTGATCGGCGAGGTCGAGCGGCACTACCGGGCCCACACCGACCGGCTCGCGCACTACCTCGCGGGGGAGCGGCGCGACTTCACCGGCCCCGAGGCGCCCCGGGCGCCCGACCCGGGGCGGGAGCTCCAGCACGCCGTGCTGCGGGGCGGCATCGCGTACGAACGGATGATGCTCGCCTGGCTGGACGACGTACTGGCCACACTCCACCGGCTCGCCGCCGGGCGCGGACCCGGACCGGCGGGCGCGCCTCCCGCACCGGCCTGA
- a CDS encoding SpoIIE family protein phosphatase/ATP-binding protein, giving the protein MPVRSLTRKRPRSVAGQVFVLQVAIVLLLAAGAVLALVLQSRHDGDREARNRSVAVAETFGHSLGLREALRAPDPSKILQPLTEETRKRAGVDFIVVMDTRGIRYTHPQPDRIGERFVGTIEPSLAGQVHTESVEGPLGQEIQAIVPVTADDGEVVALVSAGLTVQNVTGVVERQLPVILGVSAAGLAVATIGTALVTRRLRRQTHGLGTLEMTRMYEHHDAVLHAVREGVLITDGDGRLLLANDEAKRLLDLPADAEGRHIGELSRLDQRMAGLLLSGREATDEVLAAGNRLLVVNQRPTKPHGQPEGTAVTIRDSTEMRVLTGRAEAARRRLKLLYDAGGGIGTTLDVERTAEELANVAVPRFADFVTVDLADQVLHGDEPTGSGADLRRTAVSGIRDDQPLYPRGKLIDFLPSTPQARGLDSGQAELVPDLSDAPGWFAQDPPVARSIVEYGIHSLITAPLKARGVVLGLVNFWRMEKPEPFDDDDLSLAEELVARAAVSIDNARRYTREHTVAVALQRSLLPRGLPEHSAVEVAHYYLPAQSGVGGDWFDVIPLSGSRVALVVGDVVGHGLHAAATMGRLRTAVHNFSSIDLPPDELLSRLDDLVQRIDHNGEDGANADDDGMLGATCLYAVYDPVSRRCVMARAGHPPPLVVRPDGPVEIVDLPTGPPLGLGGMPFETAELLLPEGSQLVLYTDGLVEDRTRDIDEGLELLRSALNHPDRHPEESCRAILDVLLPARPRDDVALLVARTRTLGPDRVAEWDVPFEPSAVGAMRAVVAKKLDEWDLSGLAFGTELILSELITNAIRYGSAPVRMRLLRDRTLTCEVSDGSSTSPHLRYAATTDEGGRGLFLVAQLSQRWGTRYTSAGKVIWAEQALPGPSGDPEQELLGFFDIDEIGIDTL; this is encoded by the coding sequence GTGCCGGTGCGGTCACTGACCAGGAAGCGCCCGCGGAGCGTCGCCGGACAGGTCTTCGTCCTCCAGGTGGCGATCGTGCTGCTGCTCGCGGCCGGTGCCGTACTGGCCCTTGTGTTGCAGTCGCGCCACGACGGCGACCGTGAGGCCCGCAACCGGTCCGTCGCGGTCGCCGAGACGTTCGGCCACTCGCTCGGGCTCCGTGAGGCGCTGAGGGCCCCGGACCCGTCCAAGATCCTCCAGCCGCTCACGGAAGAGACGCGCAAACGGGCGGGTGTCGACTTCATCGTGGTGATGGACACCCGCGGCATCCGCTACACACATCCCCAGCCCGACCGGATCGGCGAGCGGTTCGTCGGCACGATAGAACCCTCGCTGGCCGGCCAGGTGCACACCGAGAGCGTCGAAGGGCCGCTCGGCCAGGAGATCCAGGCCATCGTCCCAGTGACCGCCGACGACGGCGAGGTCGTGGCGCTGGTCTCGGCCGGTCTCACGGTGCAGAACGTCACCGGTGTCGTCGAGCGGCAGCTCCCGGTCATCCTCGGCGTCAGCGCGGCCGGCCTGGCCGTGGCAACCATCGGCACGGCCCTGGTCACCAGACGGCTGCGGCGGCAGACCCACGGGCTCGGGACCCTGGAGATGACCCGGATGTACGAACACCACGACGCGGTCCTGCACGCCGTCCGGGAGGGCGTCCTGATCACCGACGGGGACGGCCGCCTCCTGCTCGCGAACGACGAGGCGAAGCGGCTGCTCGACCTTCCGGCCGACGCCGAGGGGCGGCACATCGGGGAGCTGTCCCGCCTCGACCAACGGATGGCCGGTCTCCTGCTGTCCGGCCGGGAGGCCACGGACGAGGTCCTGGCGGCGGGGAACCGGCTGCTGGTGGTGAACCAGCGGCCGACGAAACCCCACGGTCAGCCCGAGGGGACCGCCGTCACCATCCGCGACTCCACCGAGATGCGCGTCCTCACGGGCCGGGCCGAAGCGGCTCGCCGGCGGCTGAAGCTGCTGTACGACGCGGGGGGCGGCATCGGCACCACGCTCGACGTGGAACGGACGGCCGAGGAGCTGGCGAACGTCGCCGTACCCCGGTTCGCGGACTTCGTGACCGTCGATCTGGCGGACCAGGTGCTGCACGGCGACGAGCCGACCGGCTCGGGCGCGGACCTGCGGCGTACGGCGGTCAGCGGCATCCGCGACGACCAGCCCCTCTATCCGCGCGGCAAACTGATCGACTTCCTGCCGTCCACTCCGCAGGCCCGCGGGCTCGACAGCGGCCAGGCCGAGCTGGTGCCGGACCTGTCCGACGCACCGGGCTGGTTCGCCCAGGACCCGCCCGTGGCGCGGAGCATCGTCGAGTACGGCATCCACTCCCTCATCACGGCGCCCCTCAAGGCGCGGGGCGTCGTCCTCGGACTGGTCAACTTCTGGCGCATGGAGAAGCCGGAGCCCTTCGACGACGACGACCTGTCCCTGGCCGAGGAGCTGGTCGCGCGGGCCGCGGTCAGCATCGACAACGCCCGCCGCTACACCCGCGAACACACCGTGGCCGTAGCGCTCCAGCGCAGCCTGCTGCCGCGCGGCCTCCCCGAGCACAGCGCCGTCGAGGTGGCGCACTACTACCTGCCCGCTCAGTCCGGGGTGGGCGGCGACTGGTTCGACGTGATCCCGCTGTCGGGCAGCCGCGTCGCCCTCGTCGTCGGTGACGTGGTCGGCCACGGGCTGCACGCGGCGGCCACCATGGGGCGGCTGCGTACGGCGGTGCACAACTTCTCGTCCATCGACCTGCCGCCCGACGAGCTGCTGTCCCGCCTCGACGACCTCGTGCAGCGCATCGACCACAACGGCGAGGACGGCGCGAACGCCGACGACGACGGCATGCTGGGCGCCACCTGTCTGTACGCCGTGTACGACCCGGTGTCCCGGCGCTGCGTCATGGCGCGGGCGGGACACCCGCCACCGCTGGTGGTCCGACCCGACGGACCGGTGGAGATCGTCGATCTGCCGACCGGGCCGCCGCTGGGGCTGGGCGGGATGCCGTTCGAAACCGCCGAGCTGCTGCTGCCCGAGGGCAGCCAGCTCGTGCTCTACACGGACGGCCTGGTGGAGGACCGTACCCGTGACATCGACGAGGGGCTGGAGCTGCTGCGCTCGGCCCTGAACCACCCGGACCGGCACCCGGAGGAGAGCTGCCGGGCGATTCTCGACGTCCTGCTGCCGGCTCGTCCGCGCGACGACGTGGCTCTGCTGGTCGCCCGGACCCGTACGCTCGGCCCGGACCGTGTCGCCGAATGGGATGTGCCGTTCGAACCGAGCGCGGTCGGTGCCATGCGAGCGGTCGTCGCGAAGAAGCTGGACGAGTGGGACCTGTCGGGGCTCGCGTTCGGCACGGAACTGATCCTCAGCGAGCTGATCACCAACGCCATCCGCTACGGCTCCGCTCCGGTGCGGATGCGACTGCTGCGTGACCGCACCCTGACCTGCGAGGTGTCCGACGGAAGCAGCACGTCGCCCCATCTGCGGTACGCCGCCACCACGGACGAGGGAGGACGGGGCCTGTTCCTGGTGGCCCAGCTGAGCCAGCGGTGGGGCACCCGGTACACGTCGGCGGGCAAGGTCATCTGGGCCGAGCAGGCGCTGCCGGGCCCCTCGGGCGACCCGGAGCAGGAGCTTCTCGGCTTCTTCGACATCGACGAGATCGGCATCGACACCCTCTGA
- a CDS encoding SpoIIE family protein phosphatase: MDTHQSAGDAPGQPPGVVGYAGVLRELLPIALWREDAEGHVVEWSLAARDLLGHQPEDVLGRPASRVLVPDANRDLAQRLTRRVRAGETVVGTLPVRHRDGHDVTMEMWIVPATDPQGRPGTLLIAVETSEVLHMRDSLAALESLFTQSPIGLATLGPDLRFLRVNDALARMNGVSAAEHLGKRLTEVVPGVNAAALESMMRQVLDRGAPVVDARRTGRTAADPDRDRTWSCSYAPLLDNAGRRLGLIASLIDITEGQQAHADAERARRRFALLAEAGTRIGTTLDLRQTAEEMVQLLVPQLADSADVQLLEEVLEPDEAAASTRGVVRRVAAAFPDPSAPTAKLTAGMRFQIPLGSVYERVIADGRPMNLYQSDIPALITDPHADRLRAYLTSLGSARLIPLVARGKVLGAVVVTRQRSREPFDEQDCVLVDELVARAALNIDNARMYTTQREAALTLRRSLTNSALPAVTGLELTGRYLPASDHDVGGDWFDAISLPDGRTGLVIGDVMGHGIHSAAVMGQLRTAVRTLARHDVSPARMLRSLDAVVTDLGEDEMATCVYAVHDPAAAECVIARAGHPPPAVATAGGDVTFLGGSPGVPLGTGGRDFRTQRVPLPPGSLLVLYTDGLIEARDRDLDEGLEQLARALVHREQPLEALCDGILEQLLAARPVQDDVAVLLARTRRG, encoded by the coding sequence TTGGACACACACCAGTCGGCGGGCGACGCGCCGGGACAGCCCCCGGGGGTTGTCGGGTACGCGGGCGTGCTCCGTGAACTGCTGCCCATCGCGCTCTGGCGTGAGGACGCGGAGGGGCACGTCGTGGAGTGGTCGCTCGCCGCACGCGACCTGCTCGGCCATCAGCCCGAGGACGTCCTCGGCCGCCCCGCCTCGCGCGTCCTGGTCCCCGACGCCAACCGGGACCTCGCCCAGCGCCTGACCCGGCGTGTCCGGGCGGGCGAGACCGTGGTCGGAACGCTGCCCGTGCGCCATCGTGACGGCCACGATGTGACGATGGAGATGTGGATCGTCCCCGCCACCGACCCGCAGGGCCGGCCCGGCACCCTGCTGATCGCCGTGGAGACCTCCGAGGTCCTGCACATGCGGGACTCCCTGGCGGCCCTGGAGAGCCTCTTCACCCAGTCGCCCATCGGCCTGGCCACCCTCGGCCCCGACCTGCGGTTCCTGCGCGTGAACGACGCCCTGGCTCGGATGAACGGCGTCTCCGCCGCCGAGCACCTCGGCAAACGGCTCACCGAAGTGGTGCCCGGGGTCAACGCGGCGGCCCTGGAGTCGATGATGCGGCAGGTACTGGACCGCGGCGCGCCCGTCGTCGACGCCCGCCGGACCGGCCGGACCGCGGCCGACCCAGACCGTGACCGGACCTGGTCGTGCTCGTACGCCCCGCTGCTCGACAACGCCGGCCGGAGACTGGGGCTGATCGCCTCCCTGATCGACATCACCGAGGGCCAGCAGGCGCATGCCGACGCCGAACGGGCCCGGCGCCGCTTCGCCCTGCTCGCCGAGGCCGGCACCCGCATCGGGACGACGCTGGACCTGCGGCAGACCGCCGAGGAGATGGTGCAGCTGCTCGTGCCGCAGCTCGCGGACTCGGCCGACGTACAACTGCTGGAAGAGGTCCTGGAGCCGGACGAGGCCGCCGCGTCCACCCGTGGTGTCGTCCGCCGGGTGGCGGCGGCCTTCCCCGACCCGTCCGCTCCCACGGCGAAGCTCACGGCGGGCATGAGGTTCCAGATCCCGCTCGGCTCGGTGTACGAACGCGTCATCGCCGACGGGCGGCCCATGAACCTCTACCAGTCCGACATCCCGGCGCTGATCACCGACCCGCACGCCGACCGGCTGCGCGCGTACCTCACGTCCCTCGGTTCCGCGCGGCTCATCCCCCTGGTGGCCCGCGGCAAGGTGCTCGGCGCCGTGGTGGTGACGCGGCAGCGCTCCCGGGAACCGTTCGACGAGCAGGACTGCGTACTCGTCGACGAACTGGTCGCCCGCGCGGCCCTGAACATCGACAACGCGCGCATGTACACCACCCAGCGGGAGGCGGCCCTCACCCTGCGCCGCAGCCTGACGAACAGCGCGCTGCCCGCCGTCACCGGTCTGGAACTCACCGGGCGCTACCTCCCCGCCAGCGACCACGACGTCGGCGGCGACTGGTTCGACGCCATCTCGCTGCCGGACGGCAGGACCGGGCTCGTCATCGGGGACGTGATGGGGCACGGGATTCATTCGGCGGCCGTCATGGGGCAGCTGCGCACGGCCGTACGCACGCTCGCCCGCCACGACGTCTCTCCGGCGCGGATGCTCCGCTCCCTCGACGCCGTGGTGACCGACCTGGGCGAGGACGAGATGGCGACGTGCGTGTACGCCGTGCACGACCCGGCCGCCGCCGAATGCGTGATCGCCAGGGCCGGCCACCCACCGCCCGCCGTGGCCACGGCCGGCGGGGACGTCACCTTTCTCGGCGGTTCACCGGGCGTGCCGCTGGGGACGGGCGGACGCGACTTCAGGACCCAGCGCGTACCGCTGCCCCCGGGCAGCCTGCTGGTGCTGTACACCGACGGCCTGATCGAGGCCCGTGACCGGGACCTCGACGAGGGGCTGGAGCAGCTCGCACGGGCGCTGGTCCACCGTGAACAGCCGCTGGAAGCCCTCTGCGACGGCATCCTCGAACAGCTGCTGGCCGCCCGCCCGGTGCAGGACGACGTGGCGGTGCTCCTGGCGCGCACCCGGCGGGGCTGA
- a CDS encoding acyl-CoA synthetase: MSSLFPALAAGSNRQALRFGDRCLSHAELATAAGALAGRLRGADRVAVWATPTLETAVGVVAALLAGVPAVPVNPKTGARELEHIVSDSAPSLVLAAPGDELPPRLAGLDRTDVRVGIGVGTGDGSGHGAPLPEPSAGSPALVVYTSGTTGPPKGAVLPRRAVTTTLDALADAWQWTADDVLVHALPLFHVHGLILGVLGPLRRGGSVHHLGRFTTDAVARELAAGGTMFFGVPTMYHRIAEALPDDPALSKALSGARLLVSGSAALPVHDHERIAAATGRRVVERYGMTETLMNTSVRADGEPRPGTVGLPLDGVEVRLVGESGDEITAYDGESIGEIQVRGANLFTEYLNRPDATAAAFDGDWFRTGDMATRDPDGYVRIVGRKATDLIKSGGYKIGAGEIENALLDHPGVREAAVTGEPDADLGERIVAWIVPADSEHPPALDELARHVAGQLSAHKRPRELRLLDALPRNDMGKVMKRALHG, translated from the coding sequence GTGTCCTCTCTCTTTCCGGCCCTGGCCGCGGGATCGAACCGGCAGGCACTGCGCTTCGGCGACCGTTGTCTGAGCCATGCCGAGCTCGCCACCGCCGCCGGCGCGCTGGCCGGACGGCTCCGCGGGGCGGACCGGGTCGCGGTCTGGGCCACGCCCACGCTGGAGACCGCGGTCGGCGTGGTCGCCGCGCTCCTGGCGGGCGTACCGGCCGTACCGGTCAACCCGAAGACCGGCGCACGCGAGCTGGAGCACATCGTCTCCGACAGCGCGCCGTCCCTGGTGCTGGCCGCCCCGGGGGACGAACTGCCGCCGAGGCTGGCGGGCCTGGACCGCACCGACGTCCGCGTCGGCATCGGCGTCGGCACGGGCGACGGGAGCGGGCACGGGGCCCCGCTCCCGGAGCCGTCCGCCGGGTCACCCGCCCTCGTCGTCTACACCTCCGGCACCACCGGGCCGCCGAAGGGAGCCGTCCTGCCCCGCCGGGCGGTCACCACCACCCTGGACGCGCTGGCCGACGCCTGGCAGTGGACCGCGGACGACGTGCTGGTTCACGCCCTGCCTCTCTTCCACGTGCACGGACTGATCCTCGGCGTACTCGGCCCCCTGCGCCGGGGCGGCTCCGTCCACCACCTCGGCCGCTTCACGACGGACGCCGTGGCACGCGAACTCGCCGCCGGCGGCACGATGTTCTTCGGCGTCCCGACCATGTACCACCGCATCGCCGAGGCGCTGCCGGACGACCCGGCGCTCAGCAAGGCGCTGTCCGGCGCGCGCCTCCTGGTCTCCGGGTCCGCCGCGCTGCCTGTGCACGACCACGAGCGCATCGCCGCCGCGACCGGACGACGGGTCGTCGAGCGGTACGGCATGACGGAGACCCTGATGAACACGAGCGTCCGCGCCGACGGCGAGCCCAGGCCCGGCACGGTCGGCCTGCCGCTCGACGGGGTGGAGGTACGGCTCGTCGGGGAGTCGGGCGATGAGATCACGGCGTACGACGGCGAGAGCATCGGCGAGATCCAGGTGCGGGGCGCGAACCTGTTCACGGAGTACCTCAACCGGCCGGACGCGACCGCCGCGGCCTTCGACGGCGACTGGTTCCGTACCGGTGACATGGCGACGCGCGATCCGGACGGGTACGTACGGATCGTCGGCCGCAAGGCCACCGATCTCATCAAGAGCGGCGGCTACAAGATCGGCGCCGGCGAGATCGAGAACGCGCTCCTCGACCATCCGGGCGTGCGGGAGGCGGCGGTCACGGGGGAACCGGACGCGGACCTGGGCGAGCGGATCGTCGCCTGGATCGTCCCGGCGGACAGTGAGCACCCGCCGGCGCTCGACGAGCTGGCGCGTCACGTGGCGGGCCAGCTCTCCGCCCACAAGCGGCCCCGCGAACTGCGGCTGCTCGACGCGCTGCCGCGCAACGACATGGGCAAGGTCATGAAGCGGGCGCTGCATGGCTGA